The Puntigrus tetrazona isolate hp1 chromosome 16, ASM1883169v1, whole genome shotgun sequence genome includes a region encoding these proteins:
- the LOC122360601 gene encoding serpin B6-like, whose translation MEVLPAANTQFSLNLFKKISEGNASKNVFYSPISISSALAMVSLGAKGNTAEQMFKVLSFTNPPKPSAATPGPHQQDQKPQISCGVKGQHGPSMMQQTQTFELPPELKRCSAQPAHGQKTEEQVHSSFNKLMSELKKPGVPYVLSLANRLYGEQSYQFVEKFLNDAKRYYEAGLEKVDFKKKSEDARVNINKWVEKNTQGKIKDLLPKDSIDAMTRLVLVNAIYFKGNWEKKFPKEATTDGQFRLNKTQTKPVKMMYLKAEFSLALIPEMNSQVLELPYVGKNLSMLIILPNDFQDETTGLQKLEKALTYEKLMEWTRPEVMRQQEVQVSLPRFKMEETYDMKSLLISMGMEDVFDGKKVDLSGLSPNNDLVVTKVIHKAFVEVNEEGTEAAAATGVVMMTRCMRLSQVFYADHPFLFFIRHNPTKSILFHGRFCSP comes from the exons atggaggTTTTGCCTGCAGCAAACACGCAGTTCTCTCTCAACCTGTTCAAGAAGATCAGCGAAGGAAACGCCTCAAAAAATGTGTTCTACTCTCCGATCAGCATCTCCTCGGCTCTGGCCATGGTGTCTCTCGGAGCTAAAGGAAACACGGCGGAGCAGATGTTTAAG GTCCTGAGTTTTACCAATCCTCCCAAACCCAGTGCAGCAACTCCAGGTCCTCACCAACAAGACCAGAAACCCCAGATATCCTGCGGCGTCAAGGGTCAACATGGACCGTCAATGATGCAACAAACCCAGACGTTTGAGCTACCTCCTGAACTTAAG AGATGTTCTGCTCAGCCGGCACATGGGCAAAAAACCGAGGAGCAAGTTCATTCCAGCTTCAACAAGCTCATGAGTGAACTGAAGAAACCAGGAGTCCCGTATGTGTTGAGTCTCGCCAACCGCCTCTACGGAGAGCAATCCTACCAGTTTGTGGAG AAATTCCTTAATGACGCAAAAAGGTACTATGAAGCCGGACTGGAGAAGGTGGACTTCAAGAAGAAATCCGAGGATGCACGTGTCAACATCAACAAATGGGTGGAGAAAAACACTCAAG gaaagaTCAAGGACTTGCTTCCAAAGGATTCTATCGATGCGATGACGAGACTGGTCTTGGTGAACGCCATCTACTTCAAGGGGAACTGGGAGAAGAAATTCCCAAAGGAAGCCACCACAGACGGACAGTTCAGGCTGAACAAG ACTCAAACTAAACCAGTGAAGATGATGTATCTAAAGGCAGAGTTTTCTCTGGCCTTGATCCCGGAGATGAACAGTCAGGTTCTGGAGCTGCCGTATGTCGGGAAGAATCTCAGTATGTTGATCATCCTTCCTAACGATTTTCAAGACGAAACCACCGGCCTTCAGAAG CTTGAAAAGGCACTGACCTACGAGAAGCTCATGGAGTGGACGAGACCTGAAGTCATGCGTCAACAAGAAGTTCAGGTATCTCTGCCCAGATTCAAGATGGAGGAAACCTACGACATGAAGAGTCTTCTGATCAGCATGGGAATGGAGGACGTGTTTGACGGGAAGAAGGTCGATCTTTCAGGCTTGTCTCCCAACAATGATCTGGTGGTGACGAAGGTGATCCATAAAGCCTTTGTTGAAGTAAACGAGGAAGGAACCGAAGCGGCTGCAGCCACCGGCGTGGTTATGATGACGAGGTGTATGAGGCTCTCACAGGTCTTCTACGCAGATCATCCGTTCCTTTTCTTCATCCGACACAATCCAACCAAGAGCATTCTGTTTCACGGACGCTTCTGTTCTCCTTGA
- the LOC122360605 gene encoding leukocyte elastase inhibitor-like produces the protein MERLSAANTRFSLNLFKKISEGNASKNVFYSPISISSALAMVSLGAKGNTAEQMFKVLSFTDPPKPSATTAHYSAEQTHSSFNKLMSELNKPGAPYVLSLANRLYGEQSYQFVEKFLSDAQKYYEAGLEKVDFKKNSEAARTNINKWVEKKTQEKIKDLLPPRSVSEMTKLVLVNAIYFKGNWEKKFKKEATTDGQFKLNKTQTKPVKMMHQKSKFPLALIPEIDSQVLELPYVGKNLSMLIILPNKIQDQTTGLQKLEKALTYEKLMEWTKPSKMLQEEVQVSLPKFKMTETYGLVQFLRSMGMEDLFDEKKVNLSGMTPNKDLVVTKVIHKAFVEVNEEGTEAAAATGVVISTMSMPLPPKTFTADHPFLFFIRHNPSNSILFYGRFCSP, from the exons atggagcgcTTGTCTGCAGCAAACACAAGATTTTCTCTCAACCTGTTCAAGAAGATCAGTGAAGGAAACGCCTCAAAAAATGTGTTCTACTCTCCGATCAGCATCTCCTCGGCTCTGGCCATGGTGTCTCTCGGAGCTAAAGGAAACACGGCGGAGCAGATGTTTAAG GTTTTGAGCTTTACCGATCCTCCCAAACCCAGTGCTACGACTGCTCATTATTCAGCTGAACAAACTCATTCAAGCTTCAACAAGCTCATGAGTGAACTCAACAAACCAGGAGCCCCGTATGTGTTGAGTCTCGCCAACCGCCTCTACGGAGAGCAATCCTACCAGTTTGTGGAG AAATTCCTCAGTGATGCACAAAAATACTACGAAGCCGGACTGGAGAAGGTGGACTTCAAGAAGAATTCAGAAGCTGCACGTACCAACATCAACAAATGGGTGGAGAAGAAAACACAAG AGAAAATCAAGGATTTGTTGCCACCAAGAAGTGTCAGTGAAATGACAAAACTGGTCTTGGTGAACGCCATCTACTTCAAGGGAAACTGGGAGAAGAAATTCAAAAAGGAAGCCACCACAGACGGACAGTTCAAGCTGAACAAG ACTCAAACTAAACCAGTGAAGATGATGCACCAGAAGTCAAAGTTTCCTCTGGCCTTAATCCCGGAGATTGACAGTCAGGTTCTGGAGCTGCCGTATGTCGGGAAGAATCTCAGTATGTTGATCATCCTTCCTAACAAGATTCAAGACCAAACCACCGGCCTTCAGAAG CTTGAAAAGGCCCTGACCTACGAGAAGCTGATGGAGTGGACCAAACCCAGCAAGATGCTTCAAGAGGAAGTTCAAGTATCTCTGCCCAAATTTAAGATGACAGAAACCTACGGGTTGGTGCAGTTTCTGCGCAGCATGGGAATGGAGGATTTGTTTGATGAGAAGAAGGTCAATCTTTCAGGCATGACTCCCAACAAAGACCTGGTGGTGACGAAGGTGATCCATAAAGCCTTTGTTGAAGTAAACGAGGAAGGAACCGAAGCGGCTGCAGCCACCGGCGTCGTCATCTCAACAATGTCAATGCCATTACCCCCCAAAACCTTTACTGCAGATCATCCGTTCCTTTTCTTCATCCGTCATAATCCCTCCAACAGCATTCTGTTTTATGGACGCTTCTGTTCTCCTTGA